Proteins encoded in a region of the Candidatus Schekmanbacteria bacterium genome:
- a CDS encoding DNA internalization-related competence protein ComEC/Rec2, producing KDEMFMRYPILLILIPFICGIIFCAFTLSKISIFILSLFLILVFLIFSFFFDRILFLKFLSIALSFYTGIFAFYLDNKRTTLIGATDIIPPDSIIAVTGEVVSIPEIKKGKTSFILMPEKIRLGPKYYTRSGKIKVYVKDVIDDIDYGEIVQLTGKVLPVRSFKNFNTFDYEEFLKDKGIELNLYVQSSLFVKRTFKKKFSFSAIVSSIREEWIKVIRSNLSSPYSDLCAGILLGARNLIPENIKNSFIKSGTYHLFAISGFHIGIVSVFIFYLFRLLRFDRKKSSALSILFVILYSFVAGMGNSVLRAMIMAICFFVSIIIERERDLNNSLFIALFILLLINPSGLFDAGLLLTFLAAFSIINTAPFFYEKLSFVPFKYFRGLIAGTISAQIGIIPVLAYFFNYLSPIGVISNIISVPIASASFIWGLVCFFSAFLSMKIGSIFFGLQELFLYLLFTIVDYFSSFKFSYINIKSPNFVSIFLYYLIFSSLFLRGFKKIKSVLVPLSIFLLVSATIYANAGFIKPNRLTATFLDVGEGEAAVFETPNGRAFLVDTGGTFDNSFDIGEKVVASALLKNGISRLDAVFITHPHPDHINGLISLMNKLRISQIYMCGCFSEKEYLVIRDIKREAKKLGIPVSEILSGFEKDFDNVKVKVIFPKKRDCDEKVSNINNLSLVMFVNYLDKKILLTGDIERDAIEKILSRNDDISADIIKVPHHGGKSSAIKKFYARSGAKYAIISAGYKNNFNHPSQEIIEILDSLKMKFFRTDLDGAIRVSIDNSGIHICTFNKK from the coding sequence AAAAGATGAGATGTTTATGAGATATCCAATTTTGTTGATTTTGATTCCTTTCATTTGCGGTATTATATTTTGTGCATTCACTTTGTCTAAGATTAGTATATTTATTCTTTCACTTTTCCTGATTTTAGTCTTTCTCATTTTCTCTTTTTTTTTTGATCGAATTCTTTTTTTAAAATTTCTTTCAATAGCTCTTTCTTTCTACACAGGTATTTTTGCATTTTATCTTGATAACAAAAGGACAACTTTAATTGGTGCAACAGATATTATTCCGCCAGATTCAATAATTGCAGTGACAGGTGAAGTCGTCTCAATTCCTGAAATAAAAAAGGGGAAGACATCATTTATCTTGATGCCGGAAAAAATAAGGTTAGGGCCTAAATATTATACAAGATCAGGTAAAATAAAGGTTTATGTAAAAGATGTTATCGATGATATCGATTATGGAGAGATAGTTCAGCTAACTGGCAAAGTTTTACCAGTTAGGAGTTTTAAAAATTTCAATACCTTCGATTATGAAGAGTTTTTGAAGGATAAGGGAATAGAACTCAATCTTTATGTACAGAGCAGTCTATTTGTCAAACGCACATTTAAGAAAAAGTTTTCCTTTTCAGCAATCGTCTCTTCAATCCGTGAAGAATGGATAAAAGTAATAAGAAGCAATCTTTCGTCTCCTTATTCGGATTTGTGCGCAGGGATTCTTTTGGGAGCAAGAAATCTAATTCCGGAAAATATAAAAAATAGCTTTATCAAATCAGGGACATATCATCTTTTTGCCATATCAGGATTTCATATTGGAATTGTAAGCGTTTTTATTTTTTATCTCTTTAGACTACTTCGATTTGACAGAAAGAAGTCCTCAGCTTTGTCGATTCTTTTTGTGATTCTTTATTCATTTGTTGCAGGTATGGGAAATTCCGTTTTAAGGGCTATGATTATGGCAATCTGTTTCTTTGTTTCAATAATAATCGAGCGCGAAAGGGACCTAAACAATTCTTTGTTCATTGCTCTTTTTATTCTCCTTTTGATTAATCCATCAGGACTCTTTGATGCTGGCCTGCTTTTAACTTTTCTTGCTGCATTTTCAATAATAAACACAGCGCCTTTTTTCTATGAAAAATTGTCCTTTGTTCCCTTCAAATACTTTCGAGGATTGATAGCAGGCACGATATCTGCACAGATTGGGATAATTCCTGTCTTGGCATATTTCTTTAATTACCTTTCGCCTATTGGAGTAATTTCAAACATTATTTCTGTCCCCATAGCGTCTGCATCATTCATTTGGGGACTGGTATGCTTTTTTTCAGCTTTTTTGTCGATGAAAATTGGAAGCATTTTCTTCGGCTTACAGGAATTGTTCCTCTATCTTCTTTTTACAATCGTAGATTATTTTTCATCATTTAAATTTTCTTACATAAACATCAAAAGCCCGAATTTTGTTTCAATATTTCTATATTATCTTATTTTTTCATCTCTCTTCTTGCGGGGATTTAAAAAAATAAAATCTGTTCTCGTCCCTTTATCAATCTTTTTATTGGTTTCAGCTACTATTTATGCAAATGCCGGTTTTATAAAACCGAATCGCTTGACTGCAACTTTTTTAGATGTCGGAGAAGGTGAAGCCGCAGTATTTGAAACACCAAATGGAAGAGCATTCCTTGTTGATACAGGTGGAACATTCGACAATAGTTTTGATATTGGTGAGAAGGTTGTTGCCTCTGCATTATTGAAAAACGGAATTTCCAGACTTGACGCTGTTTTCATAACACATCCCCATCCTGACCATATTAATGGCTTGATTTCTTTGATGAATAAATTGAGAATTAGCCAAATTTATATGTGCGGATGTTTTTCAGAGAAGGAGTATTTAGTTATTAGGGATATTAAGAGGGAAGCAAAAAAACTTGGCATTCCAGTTTCAGAGATATTGAGCGGATTTGAAAAAGATTTTGATAATGTAAAGGTTAAAGTTATATTTCCTAAGAAAAGAGATTGTGATGAAAAAGTTTCAAATATCAATAATCTTTCATTGGTAATGTTTGTAAATTATCTCGATAAAAAAATACTTCTTACAGGAGATATTGAGAGAGATGCCATAGAAAAAATACTTTCAAGAAATGATGATATTTCTGCTGACATAATCAAGGTGCCGCATCATGGGGGAAAATCATCGGCAATTAAAAAGTTTTATGCAAGAAGCGGCGCAAAGTATGCCATAATTTCTGCAGGATATAAAAACAACTTCAACCATCCTTCGCAGGAAATTATCGAAATTCTCGATTCTTTGAAGATGAAGTTCTTTAGGACAGATTTGGACGGGGCAATTAGAGTTAGTATAGACAATTCAGGAATTCATATTTGCACTTTTAATAAAAAGTGA